From Gossypium raimondii isolate GPD5lz chromosome 11, ASM2569854v1, whole genome shotgun sequence:
AGATTATAGCACACCTACAATTTTgatggaaaaatatttatataaaaaattataaaaagcaaTTGATATGAAAAATCAGTGTGAGTTTAGTTGAAATAGTGAAGTTAAAAAGTGATGATTATGATGTTTTGGATTTAAATCCCATGATTCTCAACAAGTACGGAAAATAAGCTTTTGGTAACTTTACAACTAAATTGAGACCTAATTAATGAGTGATATTAACTCAGTCAAACACAATACAAAATTATGACACGATTCATGAAAGatttatataacaatttaaggttcaaataaaaatcaaatgtaaCTTTAGTTGAAATGGTATATTTGAGTTTATAAATACAGTAAAGTCTCAAGTTTAAATCACATCATGCATGTCTATTCTCAAGTTTAAATGCAGTGAAGATTAcaagtttataaataatattgttactttataatttttttgataatttcacaATTGAATTGGGATTCAATTAGTGAGTGAGATACAGATGagatataaatgtatataatagTATGACCTGTAATGTTACATATTTGGAATAAGATTACGTTGCTTGGATTCTCTACTTTCTGATCACCTCGTAATCTTATATTCTCAAATAATAGTTAAGATACCATAATATAAGGTGTAATTTTATTACGATTTTTGGGATGGAATTTGTGGCGTCAGCCAATAGGGTTtatcttttttctaatttcttcaatGTGAGAGATTACCTTTTGATTTACCAGAAGCAAGGGAAAAATTAGTAGCAGGGTATCAAACCGAATATTCAGGTatcaaatttggtttattttacgTTGCTTCCTATCtaaatctattattttcttCGTTATTTGTAACAGTTCTTTACTTGGGGGGTTGGAATATTTCTATTCCGTACGTATTCATCCCTGagctatttaaaataaataaaataaatggaatcATCGGAACAACAATTGGTATCTTTATTACATTAGCTAGaacttatttgtttttgtttatttctatcGCAACACGATGGACTTTACCTAAGTTAAGAATGAACCACTCATTCCTTTTAAAGTTATCTTAAATTACATTCGTAGTATTAAACTTTGAGCCGATttgctctttatttttattgttttactcAATTTAGACTTTTTCCTCAAATAAAAGTAAGACTAATTGAAAGCAAAAACATTTTCTATCAGTGAAATAGTAGATGACATACTTTAAAATGATGTATATTTactgtaataatttatttattagcagaataattattgttataattataattatagttGGTGATGTAATTCcttttatgaattattataattatgatttataaatttatttcaacatcGTATATTTACTTATcgatatataaattgtaatattttattataaatttgtgaaaattaaaattaaaaatattaaaagaattaaatttattaaaaaactaaattctataagaaaataatttaataaaatatacttccaattaatcttaaatttcaTCGACTAAAACTTCATCTTACTTTCTACTTAATCAATCAAACAAAGTAGAGAAATGATGGTATGAAATTATGATCCCATGCCATCTCTATCCCTTTCTAATAGGGGAatgacaaataaaatttttcttgttgatttctagtatttttagttgaatttaaattttgtcaagaggaaaaaactagaaattaaaaaaaaagatagagataatataaaatcacagtttcatataATCTCAtctcaacaaaataataaaatttaccaataaatttatattctcgTTATCCTAATATTACATTACCTCTAACAATCTCAAAAGTTTGAAATTGTTACCCAAAAAATACCTTGAGTTTCATACGGAATGTCGACTTTCACCGAACTTAAGAagaaatatataatgaaaatcgGACAAGGGATGAAAAAACGAGAATTTGTGTAAGAAGCTAGCCTGCCAGTGACGTAAGCAACTGGGGACAGCCATCAACCATGCGCAATTAAATCCAGCGGTTCTTCCCTCCTTATTCCTTTTATATTCTCTTTCATATCTCTATTCTCTTTTGTCTTTCTATTCTTTATTTCtgtctcttttctcttcttttttgtcACCTTCTTCATTTCTAACTCTACCATTACCTTGTTTCtggtaagcttttttttttttttttgcatttactctgaattaaaatatcttttcttttcaacctTCTCTATTCTCAATCTTGTTCTGCACCCTAAAATCCCCATTATTTTACggtttttaaacataaaaacaatCCAAAATATGACTGCAATATTCGTTTGCATAGCAATTATCATGGTAAAGCAGCATATCGCTTGGCAtagcaatttttctttttgtctatGTTTTTCACATTATTTTGTTTGGTCAAAAGAAGCCACCTTATTATTACTAGGAAGACTAAGATTTGGTAAAGGAATTGATGAAAacgtttgtttgttttttgtcTCTGAACATTCTAACACAAACCCTCCAACCAGTTACATATAAAGACTGGAGATGGAAGTTGTTTCCTGTAAATCTCACCAAAACCTGAATGAGTTTTGGGAactatctgtttttttttttttttgtgagaatTGGAGGCAAAGCAAAGTAGCAAACcctctttttattttgggtaaCTTGgcattatttgttttgttttttgttccACTCTCATAATTAGTGTATATGAAAGAAAAGGTCACCCGTGCTGCTATGGACATTCTCGACAAACAGACAAAGTGGCAGAGTCCGTTTCATTTGCATATGAGACACAgttcctttttctctttatagGTTCTATGTCCTTGCTCTTTTTTCATACCTTGATCCAATGGAAACGGGCCTCTTTTTGTCTCCAAACagcctttttcttctttcaaacaAAGGCGTGCTCATTTGTGGTCAACATCATTCACATAATCACATTGTCCATTCAATATACTTTTCGATTCTGTTTGCTCAAAAAACCATAAACTCAAATGTGTTTACACACTAATTAACAttctttgattaatttatatatatatgttcggaAAAGTaaatttctgtttgtttcaGCCCGTTTAGTAAAACTTTATATTTGATTAGTTTGAATTTCTAGAAACTCTTCtcttttgtaaattatttgttattttgttaatgGAAACCCCGTTCTTGATGCATCATTTCCACCATTCACCAACACAAGACAACATCATTAGCTCAAACCTCTAGCTGTCCCGTTTTCCCCCTTGAGAGAGCTGCACCACaaacagagagagagagaaagagagagagaaggcTATGTTCCAACTTCTCTCATGATTCCATTTTCCCCTCCTTTTTTCACCTATTctctaataaaatatcattaatgtCTAATGGAATAatgggtttttgtttttataagacatggtaattttgatttttctagaGATAAACATGGTGATGAGTGTTGCTCACTACCAAATGAGCTAGCCTAGCTGATGATTATGATAACACTTGTCACCTTTTTAGTTGCAGACttgttcattatttttcttctaCTTTCTTTTTTTGCCATTTATTTTTCGTGCAAATTTTTGTCTCGGGTTTGTAGTTTCTCCCTTCTCTTTTAACTTCATTTATTGGTTATGATTTCGagttgatataaataaaagagagagGTATAGTCAGCTAATAGGGTGTGTGGTGAAATTGATGCAGAAGCAACAACAGTTATGATGGAGTCAATGGAGTCAATGGAGTCATGTGTCCCACCTGGATTCCGGTTCCACCCGACGGACGAGGAGCTTGTTGGGTATTATCTGAGGAAGAAGGTCGCATCGCAGAAGATTGATCTCGATGTCATCAGAGACATTGATCTCTATAGGATCGAACCATGGGATcttcaaggtttttttttttttcccccctTTTCGGTTTCAATCTTTGATCACTTTTTAGAGgttaaacaaaacataatttgCTTGATTCAGCTGTCTGGGGTTAAGATCCACAACTAGGGTTCATACTTGCATGAAAACTTAATAACCCTAGACATCGATGTTGTTTCAAAGCTTGTCTTTTATGTACGTATTTATGAGATCTAAATAATGGTTTACGATGATGTTGCTGCAGAGAGGTGCCGGATCGGATACGAGGAGCAAAGCGAGTGGTATTTCTTCAGTCACAAGGATAAGAAATATCCAACGGGGACAAGGACTAACAGAGCAACCATGGCTGGTTTTTGGAAAGCAACGGGGCGAGACAAGGCGGTGTACGATAAATCCAAGCTGATCGGAATGAGAAAGACCCTTGTTTTCTACAAAGGAAGAGCTCCTAATGGACAGAAAACCGACTGGATCATGCATGAATACAGGCTTGAATCCGACGAGAATGGACCTCCACAGgcaagcatatatatatatatatattatattattcctTCATTAATCTTTAGTTGATCTTCACTTTCTATCCCTCTCTTTGTCAACGGAGTCGTCAATAAAGTGAAAAGCAAGTACATATATATTGTCTTCATGGTCGTCCGACATTCTGAGTAGCTTTGAACAGGCACACTTGACCTagtattatttaaaactttatttttttcaagtatttatgAACAAAGAAAGGGTTAGGCATCCATTACTATCAGCCATGGATTTTCTTAGGATCATAAATTCTTCACATGAATCAATGCATTCTTCGTCTATATACTTTCAGTTGAATTATTATACCAGTTATTTGAGAAATGgaatcacaatttttttttctgctttGAAGACCATTTACCGAAATGTCAACATAACATGATTAATTTCTAGAAACACGGTTTCCAGTTTCCACCATAACTATCAAAAAAGTGATTAATATAACTTTtcatatcaaaaatataaatatactttcTCCCAATTCCTTTTCTGCCATGGgttctttttgtgtgtgtgaGTGTGAAAAGCAAAATTCCAGTTCTCCTCTATAGCTTTCATATCCCATCATATTCTAGACTTTGGTTAACTTAGTCTTTTTTCCAAAACTTTTGCAGGAAGAAGGCTGGGTTGTTTGTCGAGCATTTAAGAAGAAAACAACTGGTCAAACCAAGAGCATTGATGTGTGGGATTCAAGCTACGACGAACCAAGTGGCATTAGCTCAGTGGTTGATCCACTCGACTACTTGTCGAGGCAACCCCAGAATCTTTTACCTCCGAGTTACTTGTGTAAGCAAGAGACCGAGGCTGAAAACTTAAACTTTGTCCACTCCGATCAGTTCGTACAGCTTCCTCAGCTAGAGAGCCCATCTCTGCCATTAATAAAAAAGCCGACTTCCATATCTCTGGTGCCCgagaataatattaataataataccaatcacaaagaagaagaagatcatCTGCTGAAGATAATgtgcaacaacaacaacaatgagAAAGTGACTGACTGGAGAACCCTCGACAAGTTTGTTGCTTCTCAGTTGAGCCATGAAGATAGATACCATGGTGAAGTAGCAGTTTCATGCTTTGATGCTGCAGATAATAATACTAACAACTCAGATATGGCATTGCTGTTGTTACAGAGTAGTGGTAGAGAAGAAGCGAACAAATTGAACGAGTTCTTGAACTCGAGCTCGGATTGTGATATTGGAATATGCATATTTGATAAATGAAGGGCGGGGTAGAGAAAAAGGAGACCATGAACAGAGTTTTATCagttaattaatattgtaaACGTTTGATGCATAATGAGAcctatttttttgtaaaatatacatatacatatacatatatatggtTGTGAAATGAGTGAAGAAACTCTCCTTTAATCCCTATCTCTCCCATGGAATATTGCATGCATGTAATTTCTCAAGTACTGGCTAACAGCTTAAGGAAATTCTGAAGTATACTGCAGATACAGTAACTGCAATACTACACCATGGATACGGGCATACTGTGCCTGCATTTTCAAAGAGTGAAAGTTTTACTATCTCTAAAGCTCGTATTATTTTAGGttgtaaattgaaaacaaaaagtagCTTCGGATgttggatttaaatttaaacatattggTTATGCAACATTATCTTACAGTTCATATTGGTTACAACACTAGACTATGGTAACTGTGGTGCATGGGGCGGGGGAATTCAGTAATTAGGTTTAGAAATGATAAAAGATGGCTCTTTTTTCTCAACTTTGATTTTCCTTTCAAAAGGATAATAAGGCTCCAAAGTGTCACTGCATGGAggagagaaaaaataattaaataaaggaTTTATATTTAACTAGTGCTATGTCATaaggaaatgaaattttaattaatatttttaaaatgaacataattattgataaaagTATACGTAGATATTTGTTTTAGTTGGGGAATTCAGTCGAGTTTTTTGATGGGTTTTAtcgtgtaataaaaaaataaaaggtttaattatataaatagatgTGACACTTGTCACATCTTTAATCTGCTTGTATAGTCTAAAAAATTGTGGCGTATCAAATAATTAActtaaactttttaaagttttattttgttaaagttttttaaaacttattaacttacctttatattttattttcaatagtaTGTTGGTGTTGAGTTAACTCGTAACATAaagtttaatattaatataaattagaaaaaatttaaaatttattaaattcctttTATATCCTATGTTCACTAGTTTGTAAtgttttaacttgattttttatACTTCATTAACTTAGTTAGTGTTTGATTAACTCATAATATAACTCAATAAGAAGTTTAATATTAGTATAGATATATTGACAATCTTTAACCAACATGGTTAAGGGTAGGCAAGAGCCTTGGCCCCATAAATACTAGTAAACTATAATTAGATccctcaaaaattataaaattataagttaatatatccaaaagaatttataatttaattctagaTGTAAAAAGAATTTAACTTTGCCCTTGCTTCTACACCTTGAATTAATCACGAAAATAAAGGGTATTAAAATTCAATCTCCAATgctagattaaattattaatatttatttttaagacccttaaaattttgtatttatccATTAGAAGTTTTACCTCATTAATCAGATTTCACAATTCATGGTGTATAACTCTTACATtgttattgtattaaatatctattcttaaaataaaataattgatataaattGGTCATGCAATGGTCAGCATGGTCTCATCAGGTTGTGGGCTGCTGGGTCCATGGCTTGTCTAGCATGCACTGGGCACCATGGCTCCTCATGGCCATGCCTTGCAATTGTCTTTGTGGACATTCCTCTTTTTCTTGGTTACCCTTCCCATCCCATGTCCTCTTAGTGCCACACATCAATATCACCAAATTAACCTACAAACAATTACAACTTCTACATCCAAATTTCCTTCAATTCATTACTAGATAATTACTCTTTTATCATaattaagagataattaatgaCCTTTTTTTCTCAGACAAAGTCCTGAAAGGTACATATTACATTATTTGTTGGCTTTTCTAGATGTGAGACTCTGCCCAAATGATTCTTTTCCTTAAGGCCCTTACCATAGTATAGCATCATTAATTGTGTACGATTTTGCAAAGTGGGAGCATATTATATAACAATATAAACTCAAACCCAGAAAATTTGaatcatgaaaattaaatcTTGAGAAAACAAACTTAGAAATAGACATTTCAATGAAAGATGACATATCAGCTTTTTTTTTCGCAATACATCTGGCCAATAGCACTATGCCAAAggttttttttggaaaaaaagttTCAACAGGAATGATTAACCACTTTAGTCATCAAATGATTATAATACAATATGTCCATTATATGAAACATAGTTGTgttttgataattatatatCATACCAAAGTAATTTGCGTTGAAACCCAAAAGACCATCACACTTCATTCTTTGCTAGGATAAGCAATTCAAAGTCTCTTAGCATCTCGCTAATTGAGAGAGGAGGCGGAGGGGGACCTAACAAATGTCCTTACTAAAACAACacgtgttatttttttaatttaatataataataaatttaactcttaattttattttatattttttacttcgACCGTTGTTTAGATTTAGGGATGAATCTTGGGGCCAAATTTTAGTAGtcctaataatttttttaaaaaattttagtagtttaatgagaattacattaaaatttaaaggaaaaatcaaaattttccaaaatttgggGAGAGGACCAAGGCTCCCTAAGTCACCATAACGAGCTGCCTCTACTTAGACCAAATGCActcttaaacttttaatttttactccaatctatcaaaataaaattaaaataaaggtaaaTAGCTATTAAATGTCAAGTTATTACCTATTCATCAAACAATCATATTTCTCTAAAATAGTTTGAATTTGAATCACAGTTATAAGTAATGTTTTGAAAAGCTAAGAAGAAGCTATTCGAGTCGTATGTTAACAATCATGCCTAAATATGTTAGGATTCCATCCaaaaaatcatcataatttGGCTAACGTTATCTTTGGATGttgaatcaatttattttacctCGTCCTTTCAGTATTGCCTTATTTTCAGTTTACCATAAATggagaatttttttctttaaattcttGTGGGtgttctaattaatttttctttatgcATTTGTTCTTCTATTTAGCTGCATTGCTGCTTCAAGGTAGACTTGTCCATGGGCCAGGCggccgggcccggcccgacggcccgcccgaaatataggagggttcgggtaaaaatataggcccgaaatatgggcttgggtaaaaatataggcccgaaatatgggcttggtaaaaatataggcccgaaatatgggcttggccaaaaaagttgagcccggcccggcccgaatataataaatatatattttttatttttattttttaattttaaaataatttaaaaatatttttatttttatttttatttttttaaaatattttttgtgtttattaaaaaccgGGCCGGGActggccgggctcgggcttattttttttcccgggccgggcatgggcaaaatttcaggcccatatttcgggccgggcccgggcctaagagtcgggccaaaaaatttttccaggcctggcccggcccggcccatggacaggtctacttcAAGGTTCCGTTCAAGTGCAGGTTTATGAGTTTCTCTCTCAAAGGAGGTTTCTTTTAGTTTCCAAATTCTTCCTTTTACGAGTTAAGTAAGGATTTATCCTAAAATGAAGCATTGTAGGATTTATCCTAAAATGAAGCATTGTACGTAAAAATGGTGCATATGTTTGAGCAGGCAACAAGATCAACTTGATGGTGCATCGGTTCAAGCCGAACAAAGTGCTTCACATGCTTTTGGATAAAAGCTTAGGAAAGTGAATGGAGAAAAGGAAACTAATGGAAGAAATTATTGATTGCAAAGCTTTTAAATAATGTCAAGAATTAGCTATGgagaaatgaatttattttcttttatatttttggatagaagaataataataaaggaaagagaagattttttctttttaaagtttgttggattttttattttatatttttggatagaagaataataataaaggaaggagaagatttttttctttttaaagtttgttggattttttattttttatttgtttttgttgctaCTTTAAGTTGActatttgctcaaaatgaaaattttaatggaagTGCTAGTGTCATGGGGCTAGATCTTTAGTCTCGCAATTcatgcggccttaggcgattcTTTATTTCAGATGTGCCTAAGTCAGCTTAACTCCCAACAATTGAGGATTCTCGTAAAATTCTTCCAATGCACCAATTTATATAATGAAAGCAACACAAGCCAAAAGAGtactcaaaagaacaaaatagcCATAAAAAAATGCACGAGAGGTGTTTGAGTGTTTACAACTAAAGAATGAAATACAATGGATGATTTACAACTAAGAGGGGGGatatctatttatagttgagctcccccaaaaccgataGTATATATCgaattacatcgacggacgagatgaAGCCTATCCCTACAAttaagggatttacaagatttacataataaaatcataaataatctTATCAGATATTAATCTCATTAATATTCTAAGATTAGTTTCCCTATTTACCAAGGTAGCCTAACTTTCTATATCTGCATCATTGggccaccaaggcttcaaatAGATAGGCTTTTTTATCAGTTCTTTGAATCAGGCTAGTTCGTGGgtcaaatgatccccatctaaacGACAGACTTTCACGGGATACATTTTGTGTGATGGTCACGGACTTTTCACTTTGGCCCGTGATAGTCTCCCTCACTCATTCTCGTAACGCCCTCGTTGCCCTCTCGAAATGGCATTGACTTGATTCGCCTCGAAACTTTCTCAACGCCTTAGCTTTTTCCTTACTAGTTTTACTATCAGGTCGTCCTACCACTCGGAACTTTCGCCTCGGCTTCTATTGCCTCTTAGCTCGACCCATTCCACTCATTGGTACATCTCGCTCGCAAGAAGCCATCAGTTTCACTTGCCCATATTGTGACTTGTCTCGATCTGGATCCGCTTGATCCACACAATTGGACATCCATATGCCCACGTTGCACACTAGGTTGACCTTGAGTTTTTCCAACAACTTCGGTCTATACACCCCTCGACTTCCCCACTTTAGAACTTTGAAAGGGCCCTTATGTTATCGCCAAGCTAACAAGTCAGAATGTAAAACACTACCAAAGTGTTTGAAATGTACCTTACTTGCAGCATTTACTCACCCCGACTATCCAGTTTGCATCACCGTTTTTCCCCTAAAATTTGATACACAACCCACATTTCCCATAAGTGGTAGCTCCACTTATGACTCTATAGGCCTCATATCAGTCTCATGCTCCACTAGCATTTTCAAAGAGGCTTCCCTAGCAGCCTGATCTATCGAGTCAGTGTTTCTCCCATATAAAACATCCTCAGCTAGTTGGATTGCTGACAACACTTTGGTCCCAACATTCATATCTTGATTCACCTACACAACAATTCATGATAACATACCATCAACTATATGAATTTGATCGGCCCAAGGAAAAAGAACCGGCTTAACCCTATGAAGGAATCGCAACCATCTAACTGGATTACCTCAAAATCTTCCTTGCCCTTCCATTCGCCAATTTGTAGCTCCATGCCTCGAGTTATTCCCACAGGCGGGGCCTCCTCATAATTTATCGTCTTAGTCTTCTTATTCTATTTTCTAATCAAGAGACCAAGTTTCCTCACAACTTTTTCTGATATGAACAAGTCTGATGCTCCCGTGTCAACAAGAGCACTTCTCTTCTAGCCTACAATGTTGATGTCCACAAACATCAACCCTACCTCTCTGCTATTTCTCTTCGCAAGAGTGAGTACCATTGAATTAAACTTCGATGTCTTCTTCTCATCAGGCTCCACTTTCTCCCCTTTACTGGTTGCGGACCGCTTAACTCGCTCTGGATAGTTTCACATCCTATGTGGATCATTACAAAAGAAGCACTTCATTGGCTTCTTCTCGCTCTCGTTAGCCTTCTTGGCATCGTCTCTACTCATAATCGCAACAAGCTTCATGGGTGCTTCCTCCGACTCATTATTCCCTTTGATAGTCGAAAACAAATATATCTTCGAGCAGTTCTTAATCATATGCAGTCCCTTGCAAAGGTAAAATCTTATCTTGCCCCCTATTTCCCTCGGTTTGTTGGGTCTCCGCTTCCCATTTCATAGTTTTCTATTGCCACCATCTCTACTACTTCCGTTACCATCATTGCTATGtacttcttcatcttctttatggTTTACCCCACTATTGCCCGTCCCATTAGGCTTGGAAGAGTTGAACTTGTCTTTTCTCGGAACAAGTTCAACTAAGGACTCCACTACCATCATGGCTTTGGTAAGTTCCTAGACTCCTCGGTGTTGTAACTCTTACTTTGCCCATGACTTAAACCCATCCAGGAAGGAGAGAAACACTTCCTTCTCGCTCAAATCAGAAATCTACAGCATGAGTTCACTAAACTTTTGCACATACTCCCTAACTATGTCTAGTTACGTAATTCGTCACAACTTTCTCCAAGCTTCAAATTTGTCTGAGCTTCATCCTTGGCATTCTTTGGATAAAATTATGCCTTAAATTCCTTTTAGAACTCCACCCAAATCCCAATTTCGGTCCCATAATGTCTCATATTTGTGGGTTTAGGACACCACCATAACAAAGCAACGCTAATAAAATACATAGCAACAATGTTTACCTTAGTAGCATCATCCTTGATGCTCATCGCTCGAAAATATTGCTCCATTACCCAAAGAAATTTGTCCACTTCTTTGGCGGACCTTGCCTCTTGGACTCTTTCAATTTGGGGATATCCATTGCTTGTTACTTCGGCCTTGGAACCAATATCCCATTACCCAAAATATCATTGTAGATTGTGAGTTCACCCTTGAGCTCCACAATCAACTCCTTCAAGGTCATCATCATAGCCTTGAGGGCATCATCCCTTCCCGTCAACTTGTTCTCAACAAAACTAAGAGACTCCTACACATAGTCTTTGAGTTGGCCCTTCATTGATTACAACCCATCATTGAGTCTCCATTCGACTTCATTGAGTCTCTCTTTCACGTCCCCTATAGACCCCTCAAGAGTGACTACCCATCCTTCCAAAGTTGATAGTATGTCCTTCGAACAACTAGCTTTTCTAGACCTTCCACGAGTCTCCATTACCTCACTCCGACCAACAATTTCCTTGACATCTTTCAATGGTGCCTTCGAAACCTTAGCTTGGATACCAACTATCACGAGGCTAGATCTTTAGTCTCGCAACCTGTGCAGCTTTAGGCGATTTCTTGTTTCAAATTCACCTAAGTAATCATAACTCCCAAGAATTGAGGATTCTCATAGAATTCCTCCAAGACACCAATTTATATGGCGGAAGCAACACAAGCCAAAAAAAGTGttcaaaaaaatagaatagcCAAA
This genomic window contains:
- the LOC105803734 gene encoding NAC domain-containing protein 37, with amino-acid sequence MMESMESMESCVPPGFRFHPTDEELVGYYLRKKVASQKIDLDVIRDIDLYRIEPWDLQERCRIGYEEQSEWYFFSHKDKKYPTGTRTNRATMAGFWKATGRDKAVYDKSKLIGMRKTLVFYKGRAPNGQKTDWIMHEYRLESDENGPPQEEGWVVCRAFKKKTTGQTKSIDVWDSSYDEPSGISSVVDPLDYLSRQPQNLLPPSYLCKQETEAENLNFVHSDQFVQLPQLESPSLPLIKKPTSISLVPENNINNNTNHKEEEDHLLKIMCNNNNNEKVTDWRTLDKFVASQLSHEDRYHGEVAVSCFDAADNNTNNSDMALLLLQSSGREEANKLNEFLNSSSDCDIGICIFDK